In one window of Skermanella rosea DNA:
- a CDS encoding AMP-binding protein produces the protein MSQTSGRGDSPTPDAGRGNAGRFDAFARDRLPPRNQWPELLFDQPRYRFEGPLNIAVELVDRHVREGRGSRPCLIEAESGRVTTYAELADRIDRIASVLTGGFGLVAGNRVLLRAPNSPMLVACWLAVAKAGGVVVPTMPLLRSRELGVICAKAEARLALCDDRLLPELAALDAATGAGPVVLPFGELTERMAEQPPGFEAFATDAGDVCLIAFTSGTTGSPKAVVHFQRDLMAVTEGLPREILNAGPDDVFCAGSSLAFTYGLGAAVLFPLRLGAVSVLVETATPEALLDAMAEHGVSLIFSVPTGYRAMADLGRGRAFPTLRACISAAEALPRRTFDAWFEATGLPIIDTIGSTEMLHTFMANPPDALRPGATGKPLSGYQAMVVDETFRPLPAGRVGRLAIRGPVGCRYLDDPRQAEYVQHGWNLPGDAFLVDDDGYFWYRGRTDDMIVSSGYNISGIEVEEVLLEHHAVRECAVVASPDDRRGTVPKAFVVPSDGVRGGPELAAELQAFVRKHLARYKYPRAVEFMTALPRTETGKIQRFKLRDLELERAAERTCLL, from the coding sequence ATGTCCCAGACGAGCGGCAGAGGCGATTCGCCCACTCCCGATGCCGGACGCGGCAACGCCGGCCGGTTCGACGCGTTCGCGCGCGACCGGCTGCCGCCGCGGAACCAGTGGCCGGAATTACTCTTCGACCAGCCCAGATACCGCTTCGAGGGTCCGCTCAACATCGCCGTCGAACTGGTGGACCGCCATGTGCGCGAGGGGCGCGGTTCCCGGCCATGCCTGATCGAAGCTGAGTCGGGACGGGTGACCACCTATGCCGAACTGGCTGACCGGATCGATCGCATCGCCTCGGTGCTTACCGGCGGCTTCGGCCTCGTTGCCGGCAACCGCGTCCTGCTGCGCGCTCCGAATTCGCCGATGCTGGTCGCCTGCTGGCTGGCGGTCGCGAAAGCCGGTGGAGTCGTCGTTCCGACGATGCCTCTGTTGCGCAGCCGCGAGCTCGGCGTGATCTGCGCCAAGGCCGAAGCCCGGCTGGCGCTGTGCGACGATCGGCTACTGCCGGAGTTGGCCGCCCTGGATGCCGCGACGGGCGCCGGGCCGGTGGTGCTGCCGTTCGGCGAGCTGACGGAACGGATGGCGGAGCAGCCGCCCGGATTCGAGGCCTTCGCGACCGACGCCGGCGATGTCTGCCTGATCGCCTTCACGTCCGGAACCACAGGGAGCCCCAAGGCCGTCGTCCATTTCCAGCGCGACCTGATGGCCGTCACGGAAGGGCTGCCGCGCGAGATCCTGAATGCCGGACCCGATGACGTGTTCTGCGCCGGGTCCTCCCTGGCTTTCACATACGGCCTCGGTGCGGCGGTCCTGTTTCCGCTGAGGCTCGGGGCCGTCAGTGTCCTGGTCGAGACAGCGACGCCCGAGGCGCTGCTCGACGCGATGGCCGAACACGGCGTCTCCCTGATCTTCTCGGTTCCGACCGGCTATCGCGCCATGGCCGACCTGGGGCGCGGACGGGCATTTCCCACCTTGCGCGCCTGTATCTCGGCAGCAGAGGCGCTGCCCCGCCGGACCTTCGATGCCTGGTTCGAAGCAACCGGCCTGCCCATCATCGATACTATCGGCTCAACCGAGATGCTGCATACCTTCATGGCAAACCCGCCCGATGCGCTGCGCCCCGGCGCAACGGGCAAGCCCCTGTCGGGATATCAGGCCATGGTCGTGGACGAGACTTTCCGTCCGCTTCCGGCCGGGCGGGTGGGGCGCTTGGCGATCCGTGGCCCGGTGGGCTGTCGCTACCTGGACGATCCCCGCCAAGCCGAATACGTGCAGCATGGCTGGAACCTGCCGGGAGATGCCTTCCTGGTCGATGACGACGGCTATTTCTGGTACCGGGGCCGCACCGACGACATGATCGTTTCCTCCGGATACAATATTTCCGGCATCGAGGTCGAGGAGGTGCTGCTGGAGCATCACGCCGTGCGCGAGTGCGCGGTGGTCGCTTCTCCCGACGATCGGCGAGGGACCGTCCCCAAGGCCTTCGTCGTTCCATCCGACGGCGTGCGGGGCGGCCCCGAACTGGCAGCGGAACTTCAGGCCTTCGTGAGAAAACATCTCGCCCGCTACAAATACCCGCGCGCGGTCGAGTTCATGACCGCCCTGCCACGAACTGAAACGGGCAAGATCCAGCGTTTCAAGCTGCGTGACCTGGAACTGGAGCGCGCAGCGGAGAGAACCTGCCTTCTATAG
- a CDS encoding DUF4170 domain-containing protein, with the protein MPNKQLLHLVFGGQLVSPDSTEFVDPNKLHIVGIFPNYAEAYKAWRGAAAATIDDAHMRYFIVHMHRFLDPATDGDGHGH; encoded by the coding sequence GTGCCCAACAAGCAACTGCTTCACCTGGTTTTCGGCGGACAGCTGGTCAGCCCGGACTCGACCGAGTTCGTCGATCCGAACAAGCTTCACATCGTCGGCATCTTTCCGAACTACGCCGAGGCCTACAAGGCTTGGCGCGGTGCCGCAGCGGCCACCATCGACGACGCGCACATGCGCTATTTCATCGTCCACATGCACCGGTTCCTGGATCCCGCGACCGATGGGGACGGGCACGGCCACTGA
- a CDS encoding glycosyltransferase family 4 protein → MLRYLSGRYRVHLGCFADDSIDRRQEGFVRQFCHSVFFARGCPPAAKGPGPAGLFGFNRPLRPGRDAGLSIWVERIWSERRPTRVLALCAAMAPYALMRPDLPARRVLDRSDIDGNPWGGESATEQWRPAQGIWRWLRTRELRAMLLLDQHRLASWDASLLNSAPAVAKLRRLLPEVAGRIHHVPDGIDTVRFSPNDGRYPPPLPFGGRSILMACALDGPADVDAAKWFAVEVLPRVRAAAPDCRLILATRDLGSGFPPPTACPGVTLATGVRDMRPWLAHAAVVVAPFSLPNPRPVLEAMAMGRPVVATPGALGAFRDQIEQDLWLAAEPADVAQAVLAALYPPLGTAVGRAARARVQAYHSWEAGLARLDAVLEGRAMPCVERTRPMTMG, encoded by the coding sequence ATGCTGCGGTATCTTTCGGGACGTTATCGGGTCCATCTCGGCTGCTTCGCGGACGACTCGATCGATCGGCGGCAGGAGGGTTTCGTCCGCCAGTTCTGCCACAGCGTCTTCTTTGCCCGCGGTTGCCCACCGGCAGCCAAGGGACCGGGCCCGGCAGGCCTGTTCGGGTTCAACCGGCCCTTGCGGCCGGGCAGGGATGCCGGGCTGTCGATCTGGGTAGAGCGGATCTGGAGCGAGCGCCGTCCGACCCGCGTCCTGGCGCTCTGTGCCGCCATGGCGCCATACGCCCTGATGCGTCCGGACCTGCCGGCGCGGCGCGTCCTCGACCGTTCGGATATCGACGGCAACCCCTGGGGAGGGGAGTCGGCGACGGAGCAGTGGCGGCCCGCCCAGGGGATCTGGCGCTGGCTCCGGACCCGGGAACTGCGCGCGATGCTGCTGCTGGACCAGCACCGCCTTGCCTCCTGGGATGCCAGCCTTCTGAACTCGGCACCCGCGGTCGCCAAGCTCCGACGGCTGTTGCCCGAGGTCGCCGGCCGGATCCATCATGTTCCCGACGGCATCGACACCGTCCGCTTCTCGCCCAACGATGGCCGCTACCCGCCGCCGCTGCCGTTCGGCGGCCGCTCGATCCTGATGGCCTGTGCGCTGGATGGGCCGGCCGATGTCGATGCCGCGAAGTGGTTCGCCGTCGAGGTGCTGCCCCGCGTACGCGCCGCGGCGCCCGATTGCCGGCTGATCCTGGCTACCCGGGATCTCGGCTCCGGGTTTCCACCGCCCACGGCTTGCCCCGGCGTCACCCTTGCGACCGGTGTCCGCGACATGCGCCCCTGGCTCGCCCACGCCGCCGTCGTGGTCGCCCCCTTCAGCCTGCCCAATCCCCGTCCGGTGCTGGAGGCGATGGCGATGGGACGGCCGGTCGTGGCGACGCCGGGCGCGCTCGGCGCCTTCCGTGACCAGATCGAGCAGGACCTCTGGCTTGCCGCGGAGCCAGCGGACGTCGCCCAGGCCGTGCTTGCCGCCCTGTACCCGCCGCTGGGGACGGCGGTCGGGCGCGCCGCCCGCGCCCGGGTCCAGGCATACCATTCCTGGGAAGCGGGGCTGGCGCGGCTGGACGCGGTCCTCGAGGGGCGTGCCATGCCCTGTGTCGAGCGGACCCGTCCGATGACCATGGGATGA
- a CDS encoding c-type cytochrome codes for MRKSSIAAVAAIVGALLVGTAILSAGVQAADDPVKVRKEGFDGNKKAMGAIKKILEDGADLGGAAAPAQSLASFAKQVPGLFPAGSDKGDTKAKPAIWTSPADFTAKAQAFETESAKLVQVIASGEKAAVQKQFGAVGGTCKACHDAYRAE; via the coding sequence ATGCGGAAGAGCAGCATTGCCGCCGTTGCGGCCATCGTCGGTGCGCTCCTGGTCGGGACCGCTATCCTGTCCGCCGGCGTCCAAGCCGCCGACGATCCGGTGAAGGTCCGCAAGGAAGGCTTCGACGGCAACAAGAAGGCGATGGGAGCCATCAAGAAGATCCTGGAGGATGGTGCCGACCTGGGAGGCGCCGCCGCCCCCGCGCAGTCCCTCGCCTCCTTCGCCAAGCAGGTGCCCGGGCTGTTCCCGGCCGGGTCCGACAAGGGCGACACGAAGGCCAAGCCGGCGATCTGGACCAGCCCCGCCGACTTCACCGCGAAGGCCCAGGCGTTCGAGACGGAAAGCGCCAAGCTCGTCCAGGTGATCGCATCCGGAGAGAAGGCGGCGGTTCAGAAACAGTTCGGTGCGGTCGGCGGCACCTGCAAGGCTTGCCACGACGCATACCGGGCGGAATAG
- a CDS encoding cytochrome b/b6 domain-containing protein, whose amino-acid sequence MKEYDKSARARSVAVWDLPVRLFHWLLVAAVGTSWASGELGWMRVHFVSGYFILSLLLFRLAWGFVGSRSARFSDFLKGPAAAFEHLRELRSSGTHPRPVLGHNPLGGWMVAALLLVLTVQAGSGLFTSDDILVDGPLVPHAGIAVVKLLSTVHRLAFNLILAMIAVHVAVIAGYLLLRGENLVRPMLTGRKIVPDGITVDPPSQAGLLPAALIAALAVALVATLVTVA is encoded by the coding sequence ATGAAGGAGTATGATAAGAGCGCCCGGGCGCGTTCCGTGGCCGTCTGGGACCTGCCGGTCCGGCTGTTTCATTGGCTTCTGGTGGCGGCGGTCGGCACCTCCTGGGCAAGCGGCGAACTCGGCTGGATGCGTGTTCATTTCGTCAGCGGCTATTTCATACTGTCGCTGTTGCTGTTCCGTCTGGCCTGGGGCTTCGTCGGCAGCAGGTCCGCCCGGTTCAGCGATTTCCTGAAGGGGCCGGCGGCGGCCTTCGAGCATCTGCGCGAGCTGCGGTCATCCGGCACGCACCCCCGCCCTGTTCTCGGACACAACCCCTTGGGCGGATGGATGGTCGCGGCGCTTCTCCTGGTCCTGACGGTGCAGGCGGGGAGCGGCCTTTTCACCAGCGACGACATCCTGGTCGACGGGCCGCTGGTCCCCCATGCCGGAATTGCCGTGGTGAAACTGCTCAGCACGGTCCACCGTCTGGCATTCAACCTGATCCTGGCGATGATCGCGGTACACGTCGCCGTCATCGCGGGATATCTGCTCCTTCGCGGGGAAAATCTCGTCCGGCCGATGCTGACGGGACGCAAGATCGTCCCGGACGGAATCACCGTGGACCCGCCAAGTCAAGCGGGGCTGCTGCCGGCCGCCCTGATCGCCGCTCTGGCCGTGGCGCTGGTCGCGACGCTGGTGACGGTCGCCTGA
- a CDS encoding PhyR family response regulator anti-anti-sigma factor, with protein sequence MAQLPYMRRYGRALTGSTSRGDDLVTRAVEAALADPERYHLEGDEETVTRRRLYALLNDLFDTEPALSEAPEPGHPIEAALSSLPELERRVFLLVSLEELSTTQAAEVIGVPVEQVREALGRAQNAMREQLVANILIVEDDAIIAYDLTETVLAMGHKVCGTAATMEEALATAAANQPSLALMDLRLAHGGSGITTAQALRESRALPIIFVTAFAEELKQRGLDYLGPVIKKPFTREQIERAITQAVFTPRPGDAKSTLAGRSVG encoded by the coding sequence ATGGCTCAGTTGCCGTACATGCGACGCTACGGGCGCGCGCTCACCGGCTCCACGTCGCGCGGCGACGATCTGGTTACGCGTGCGGTGGAAGCCGCGCTGGCCGACCCCGAGCGCTACCACCTGGAAGGCGACGAGGAAACGGTGACGCGGCGCCGGCTTTACGCGCTGCTCAACGATCTGTTCGATACCGAACCCGCATTGTCCGAGGCGCCGGAGCCTGGGCACCCGATCGAGGCGGCGCTGAGCAGCCTTCCGGAACTCGAGCGCCGCGTCTTCCTGCTGGTCAGCCTGGAAGAGTTGTCGACGACGCAGGCGGCGGAGGTGATCGGGGTGCCGGTGGAGCAGGTGCGGGAGGCTCTCGGCAGGGCGCAAAACGCCATGCGCGAGCAGTTGGTCGCGAACATCCTGATCGTAGAGGACGACGCGATCATCGCCTACGACCTGACCGAAACCGTTCTGGCCATGGGCCACAAGGTCTGCGGCACGGCTGCAACGATGGAAGAGGCGCTGGCGACCGCCGCTGCCAACCAGCCCAGCCTGGCGCTGATGGACCTGCGTCTGGCGCATGGCGGGAGCGGCATCACCACGGCCCAGGCCCTGCGGGAATCGCGGGCGCTGCCGATCATCTTCGTCACGGCTTTCGCCGAGGAACTCAAGCAGCGGGGCCTCGACTACCTGGGACCGGTCATCAAGAAGCCCTTCACCCGCGAGCAGATCGAGCGGGCGATCACCCAGGCGGTGTTCACGCCGCGCCCGGGCGACGCCAAGTCGACCCTGGCCGGCCGATCGGTCGGATAG
- a CDS encoding NifB/NifX family molybdenum-iron cluster-binding protein, with amino-acid sequence MRFALTSLDLETITPHAGRCRSFLVYEGEAGTEPVKVKDLFLAEDQIFHVFEGEGAHPLDEVTVVITGNAREKFIRKCANRGIQAVLTSETDPVAAVKGYFAGTLSAPAPLPERCDHDH; translated from the coding sequence ATGCGCTTCGCCCTTACCAGCCTCGATCTGGAGACCATCACTCCCCATGCCGGCCGGTGCCGGAGCTTCCTCGTCTACGAGGGCGAGGCGGGAACGGAGCCGGTCAAGGTCAAGGATCTGTTCCTGGCGGAAGACCAGATCTTCCACGTGTTCGAGGGCGAAGGTGCGCACCCGCTGGACGAGGTCACCGTCGTCATCACGGGGAATGCCCGGGAGAAGTTCATCCGGAAATGCGCGAACCGGGGTATCCAGGCCGTCCTGACGTCGGAGACCGACCCGGTCGCCGCGGTGAAAGGATACTTCGCAGGCACATTGTCGGCCCCGGCGCCGCTGCCGGAACGGTGCGATCACGATCACTGA
- the scpA gene encoding methylmalonyl-CoA mutase has protein sequence MVDFPKKTLADWTALATKDTGGASPDTLVWDTPEGIPVKPLYTADDLAGLELETLPGFAPFTRGPRATMYSHRPWTIRQYAGFSTAEESNKFYKQNLAAGQMGLSVAFDLATHRGYDSDHPRVVGDVGKAGVAIDSVEDMKILFADIPLDKMTVSMTMNGAVLPVLAGYIVAAEEQGVSQDKLAGTIQNDILKEFMVRNTYIYPPAPSMRIVADIIEYTALNMPRFNSISISGYHMQEAGATAVQELAFTLADGLEYVRAAKSKGLKVDQFAPRLSFFFAIGMNFFMEIAKLRAARLLWARLMQKNFEPKDARSLALRTHCQTSGVSLTEQDPYNNIIRTTVEAMAAVLGGTQSLHTNAYDEALGLPTPFSARIARNTQLIIAEETGIPHVVDPLGGSYYIEALTNSLASHAQALIDEVEGLGGMTRAVESGMPKLKIEEAAAKRQARIDRAEEVVVGVNKYRVANPEKVDVLDIDNTVVREQQVARLQRIRASRDEAAWRASLDALTQAAKDGSGNLLDLAVKATRARATVGEISDALESVFTRHRAVIRSVSGVYGAAYEGDEGFATIQQEVKAFAEEEGRRPRMLVVKMGQDGHDRGAKVIATAFADIGFDVDVGPLFQTPDEAARQAVENDVHVIGVSSQAAGHKTLVPALVEELKKAGSDDIIVVCGGVIPPQDYDFLLKSGVAAIYGPGTNIPKAAHEILGMIRQ, from the coding sequence GCCGCGCGCGACAATGTATTCGCACCGGCCCTGGACGATCCGCCAGTATGCAGGCTTCTCCACCGCGGAAGAGAGCAACAAGTTCTACAAGCAGAACCTCGCGGCTGGACAGATGGGGCTGTCCGTCGCCTTCGACCTGGCGACCCACCGGGGCTATGACAGCGACCATCCGCGCGTGGTCGGCGACGTCGGCAAGGCCGGGGTGGCGATCGACAGCGTCGAGGACATGAAGATCCTGTTCGCCGACATCCCGCTGGACAAGATGACAGTCTCGATGACCATGAACGGCGCGGTGCTGCCGGTCCTGGCGGGATACATCGTCGCGGCGGAGGAGCAGGGCGTCAGCCAGGACAAGCTGGCCGGGACCATCCAGAACGACATCCTCAAGGAGTTCATGGTCCGCAACACCTACATCTACCCGCCCGCGCCCAGCATGCGGATCGTCGCCGACATCATCGAGTACACGGCGCTGAACATGCCGCGTTTCAACTCGATCTCGATCAGCGGCTACCACATGCAGGAGGCCGGGGCGACCGCGGTGCAGGAGCTGGCTTTCACCCTGGCCGACGGGCTGGAATATGTCCGCGCGGCCAAGTCCAAGGGGCTGAAGGTCGACCAGTTCGCGCCGCGCCTGTCGTTCTTCTTCGCCATCGGCATGAACTTCTTCATGGAGATCGCGAAGCTGCGGGCCGCCCGCCTGCTGTGGGCCCGGCTGATGCAGAAGAATTTCGAGCCCAAGGATGCGCGCTCGCTGGCGCTGCGCACCCACTGCCAGACTTCCGGCGTGTCGCTGACCGAGCAGGACCCCTACAACAACATCATCCGCACCACGGTGGAGGCCATGGCCGCCGTGCTGGGCGGCACCCAGTCGCTGCACACCAACGCCTATGACGAGGCGCTGGGCCTGCCCACGCCGTTCTCCGCCCGGATCGCGCGCAACACGCAGCTGATCATCGCGGAGGAGACCGGCATTCCCCACGTGGTCGATCCGCTCGGCGGCTCCTATTATATCGAGGCGCTGACCAATTCGCTGGCGTCCCATGCCCAGGCCCTGATCGACGAGGTCGAGGGGCTGGGCGGCATGACTCGAGCGGTCGAGAGCGGCATGCCCAAGCTGAAGATCGAGGAGGCCGCCGCCAAGCGCCAGGCCCGCATCGACCGGGCGGAGGAAGTGGTCGTCGGCGTCAACAAGTACCGCGTCGCCAACCCCGAAAAGGTCGACGTGCTGGACATCGACAACACCGTGGTCCGCGAGCAGCAGGTCGCCCGGCTCCAGCGGATCCGGGCCAGCCGCGACGAGGCGGCGTGGCGGGCCTCGCTCGACGCGCTGACCCAGGCGGCGAAGGACGGCAGCGGCAACCTGCTCGACCTCGCGGTCAAGGCCACCCGGGCGCGGGCGACCGTCGGCGAGATCTCCGACGCGCTCGAATCCGTCTTCACCCGGCACCGGGCGGTGATCCGCTCTGTCAGCGGCGTCTACGGCGCCGCCTACGAGGGCGACGAGGGCTTCGCCACGATCCAGCAGGAGGTCAAGGCCTTCGCCGAGGAGGAGGGGCGGCGTCCCCGCATGCTGGTGGTCAAGATGGGCCAGGACGGACACGACCGCGGCGCCAAGGTAATCGCCACAGCCTTCGCCGACATCGGCTTCGACGTCGATGTCGGGCCGTTGTTCCAGACCCCGGACGAGGCGGCCCGGCAGGCGGTGGAGAACGACGTGCACGTCATCGGCGTGTCCAGCCAGGCAGCCGGCCACAAGACGCTGGTCCCGGCGCTGGTCGAGGAACTGAAGAAGGCCGGATCGGACGACATCATCGTGGTCTGCGGCGGCGTCATCCCGCCGCAGGATTATGATTTCCTGCTGAAGTCCGGTGTCGCCGCGATCTACGGTCCGGGGACCAACATTCCGAAAGCGGCCCACGAGATCCTCGGAATGATCCGTCAGTAA